ACGCCGGCAGTGCCTCGCCGGCAAAGAAACGCCGCGGGTTCTCGTCGAGCATCATCGAGATGTGGTCGTCGGTGGCGCCGCCGTCCTTGAGCATGGGCACTATACGTTCGATGAAATGGGTCGGCGTCCACACCTCGAGCATGGCGGCCACCGCCTCGGGGTCGGGTATGGGGCTGCCGCCCCAGCACCACACCGAGTCGTGCGAGATGACCACCCTCGAAGCGCAGCC
This genomic window from Candidatus Binatota bacterium contains:
- a CDS encoding phosphotriesterase-related protein → GCASRVVISHDSVWCWGGSPIPDPEAVAAMLEVWTPTHFIERIVPMLKDGGATDDHISMMLDENPRRFFAGEALPALD